Proteins found in one Pseudanabaena sp. FACHB-2040 genomic segment:
- a CDS encoding iron-containing redox enzyme family protein, with translation MVQAIRPLIEAQYAEQVQAFEYSPWFQRLEQGQASLQEYDAFIFNLCQTHLKSPQILAFLYAVAPPQAAPQIKHNLLEELGLDEVAICHPDLLYQLATAAGFDRDRQTRLAEAAQAQIRQLCTDPLLFGTMQELGLSVLLEVTCFEWMLSRLASRIGHALAAYRGLPPASLAWFDHHSEVDIRHAEEGLDSVEQYLAYYEIEAEDLETILDITFRENIFIKRYFADLPPLAESSHENR, from the coding sequence ATGGTGCAGGCGATTCGTCCACTGATTGAGGCCCAATATGCAGAGCAGGTGCAGGCCTTTGAGTACTCCCCCTGGTTTCAGCGCTTAGAGCAGGGTCAGGCCTCCCTGCAGGAGTACGATGCCTTTATTTTTAACCTTTGCCAGACTCACCTGAAGAGTCCGCAAATTTTGGCCTTTCTCTACGCAGTGGCACCGCCGCAGGCCGCGCCCCAGATCAAACACAATTTACTGGAAGAACTGGGGCTAGATGAGGTGGCCATCTGCCACCCTGATCTACTGTATCAACTGGCAACGGCGGCGGGGTTTGATCGCGATCGCCAAACTCGTCTGGCCGAGGCGGCGCAGGCTCAAATTCGTCAGCTCTGCACCGATCCGCTGCTGTTTGGCACGATGCAGGAACTGGGGCTGTCAGTGCTCTTGGAGGTGACCTGCTTTGAGTGGATGCTCTCTCGCCTAGCCAGTCGCATTGGCCATGCTCTAGCGGCCTATCGCGGTCTGCCGCCCGCGAGTCTAGCCTGGTTTGATCACCATTCTGAAGTCGATATTCGCCACGCCGAGGAAGGTTTAGACAGCGTTGAGCAATACCTGGCCTATTACGAGATCGAGGCCGAGGATCTAGAGACCATTCTCGACATTACCTTCCGCGAGAACATTTTTATCAAGCGATACTTCGCCGACCTGCCCCCTCTTGCCGAATCTTCCCATGAGAATCGTTGA